Part of the Nostoc sp. ATCC 53789 genome, CAGGAGAACTGCTAGACAGAATTGCAAAAGACCTCAGTCAAGTAGGTAAAATCCAGTCACTGGATAAACGCTCACTAATTGTTCAAGTCATTCCTGCCTAGTTAATCTTGCGATCGCTGGAGGATGTATTTGTGCCAGCTTTTAAAACTCCCACGGCCATGAAAACATTGCTATTGCTCGTTTTCAGATCAAGCCGTGGGATTTTAGCTCAAAGCTCAGAAACCAAAAAAGCCAGAGGATAGGCAACAGCACTCCATCAGCTAAGAATGGGACATAGCCAATCAATCGGCGCATTTAGTGATTAGGTGTGTCAACGCATCAATCAGGCGATCGCTTTCCATTGGTATAATGTCCCTCCCATGCATCACATCTTGAGTAATATGAAAATGCACCAATGCCCCTAAGAGAATTCTTGCTGTTGCCTCTGGGTCAGGTATTTTTAGCTCAGGAGCAGCCAAGTATTGAGTGAGAGTCTCCGTTACTGGCTTAATCATGGCATGAACACAAATTTGAGCTAACTCAGGAAAACGACCAGATTCTCCTATTAATACTCGCATAAAGGCACTATGCTCTTGGTCGCTATTCATCAGTTCTAATGCTTTGGTTCCTATACCACGCAGTACGGCTCTTGGTTCTCCCTCGATGGGTACTGTGCCAAAGATAGAGTTATTCTTTTTGCTTGCTAGTTGCTCTATCAGAACTTTAAAAAGTCCTTCTTTATCTTGAAAGTGGCTGTAGACTGTAGCTTTAGAAACACCAGCCGCTACTGCTACCCGATCCATACTTGTACCAGCATAGCCATTTTGGAGAAACTCCTGCATTGCCCCTTGCAGAATTTGCTCTACTTTATCAACCGAATTATCTCGATCAACTTCGTCAGTTTTTATGCGTACCATTTCTTAATTATCCTCTCTTATAAAGAATTTTAATGATTTAATCGGCATTTAATGCAGGAGACAGGAGTTATTTTTTTCTCCAAATCCCTCACTTTCCTTGATCCCCGTATTCTTGTTTTCATTTGGGTGGGGAAGGCAGGGAAAACTGTTTAATTGCCAAGTTGGACTTTTGACTATTGACTAAACTACTCCGTTTAGTTTAGCATTAATTGAACTGAACAGTTTAGTTCAATTAATGCTAATGGTAAAAGGTGAACAGTATGGTGCAGAACTGGAAACTAGAGGATTTAAAGTCTTCCCAAAATCTTTTGCGATCGCCTCTTACACTAGCAGTAATTACATCTTTGCTAATCGGTGGAGCTAGTGTTTATACGGTACTAAAGTTCCAGGCTACGGCTAATGAGAAGCCAGCCATGCCAGTAGCTGTTCAACCAGTGGTAAAAACAGTGACAGCATTGGGACGCTTAGAACCAAATGGAGAAGTAATGAAATTATCTGCAACTTCTTCGACTGAGGGAAGTCTGCTTCAGAAACTCTTAGTCAAAGAAGGCGATCGCGTCAATGCTGGACAGGTAATTGCAATTATGGATAGCCGCGATCGCTTGCAGGCAAGTTTAGTTGAGGCCCAAAAGCAAGTTCAAGTTGCCAAATCTAACCTCGACCAGGTAAAAGCGGGAGCAAAACAGGGAGAAATTGGAGCAAAGCAAGCTGCTGTCAGCCGTCTGCAAGTCGAACTAGAAGGAAACATAAAAACTCAGCAAGCCATAATCGATCGCCTAACAGCAGACTTGCAAGGACAACGAGAGAGTTTACAAGCAACGGTGGATCGCGTCGCCGCCGAAAAACGTAACGCTCAAGTAGATGTGCAACGCTACGAAGCTTTATACAAAGCAGGGGCAATTTCCAGTCAGCAAGCCGATCAAAAACGCTTGAGTGCAGAAACTTCTACTCAGCAGTTAATCGAAAATCAAGCCAACAAAACCAGAACTGTCGCAACTTTAGAACAGCAGATTAAAGAAGCCAAAGCTAACGGCAATCAAACCATCGCTAGCTTGCAACAGCAGATTAACGAAGCCAAAGCCACTCTTAACCAAACAGCTGAAGTCCGTCCGACAGACATTGCCAACGCTCAAGCAGAGGTAGACAGCGCTCAAGCGACTGTGGCAAAAATTAGAGCGCAATTGGATCAAGCTTATGTTCGCGCACCCGAAGCGGGACAAATTTTGAAGATTCATACACGAGCCGGAGAAACCGTTTCTAGTGACGGGATTGTAGAATTAGGTCGAACCGACCAGATGTATGCAGTTGCAGAAGTTTACCAAAGTGATATTAACAAAGTGCGATCGGGGCAACGGGTCAAGGTAATCAGCGATTCCATTCCCGAAGAATTACAGGGAACTGTTGATTGGACGGGGATGCAGGTACAGCGACAAAATCTGGTTAACAGCGATCCTTCTAGCAATATTGATGCCAGAGTAGTGGAAGTTCATGTGCAACTAGATCGAGCATCTAGCGCCAAAGCTGCCAAGTTTACCAATCTGCAAGTAAAAGCGGTGATAGAACTATGATTGGATTTATTCAACAACTGCGGCAGCGAACCCCTCTAGGATGGTTGCAATTGAGTCATGAAAAAAGCCGTTTGTTGGTAGCTTTGTCAGGCATTGCTTTCGCTGATATTTTGATGTTCATGCAGCTAGGGTTTCAGACTGCCTTGTTTGACAGTAATACTAAACTGCACAACAGTATACAGGCTGATATTTTTCTACTTAGCCCTCAAGCCCGTAACGTCTTAAATGCGTCCACCTTTACACGGCGGCGACTGTATCAAGCAATGGATATACAGGGGGTGAAGTCAGCAGAACCAATGTATGTCAACATTGTCGATTGGAAGAATCCGAAAACACGCCAAAAGACATCTGTCCTAGTTATTGGGATTAATCCTGAAAAACCAGCTTTTAACTTACCAGATGTGAACAGCCAGATAGATCGGGTGAAGCTACCAGATACCCTGCTGTTCGATCGCGCCTCAAGAGGAGATTATAAAGAAGCGATCGCTCAAGTTGAACAAGGTTTGTCTGTAACTACTGAAATTGACCGCCGCACGATTACCATTAGTGGCTTATTTTCAATCGGCGCATCCTTTGCGGCTGATGGGAACCTAATTACCAGCGACCAGAACTTCTTACGGCTATTTCCCAAGCGCGAAGCCAGCAGTGTCAGTGTAGGTTTGATTCAACTCGAACCAGGGTACGATCCAAAACAAATTAAAGCAGCTTTAGAATCTCATTTAGATAATGATATTAAAGTTTTGACCAAAGCTGAATTTATCGAATTTGAAACAGATTATTGGAAAAAAAATACAGCTATCGGGTTTATCTTTAACTTGGGTGTAGGAATGGGGTTTATGGTAGGCGTGATTATCGTCTATCAAGTTCTTTCTACAGATGTGAATTCCCATATCAAAGAGTACGCAACCTTCAAAGCAATGGGGTATAACAATCTCTATTTATTGGGTGTGGTGTTTGAAGAGGCGATAATTTTGGCAATCTTGGGCTTTATCCCAGGAATGATCGCACCTTTAGGACTTTACCGTCTAACTCGTAATGCCACTAATTTGCCACTTTACATGACCGTAGCACGAGCCACCACAGTGCTAATACTAACTATGATTATGTGTATTATTTCTGGTGCGATCGCCACTCGGAAATTACAATCCGCCGATCCCGCAGATATGTTTTAAATTTGTCATTTGTTACTCAAAAGGACTAATGACAATCATCACGAATAATCAAGCTATTTATGAGTAGTCAACCTGTAATCTCTGTTAAAAATCTCGATCATTACTTTGGTTCTGGTCAACTCCGTAAGCAAGTTCTATTTGATATCAACCTGGATATTAACGCCGGCGAAATTATTATTATGACTGGGCCTTCTGGTTCTGGTAAAACTACACTTCTCACCTTAGCCGGCGGCTTGCGTTCTGCCCAATCTGGCAGTTTGCAGATATTGGGACAAGAACTTTGTGGCGCTAGTACAGCACAACTTACCCAGGTGCGACGCAATAACGGTTACATTTTTCAAGCGCACAACTTGCACGGTAGCCTGACAGTACTTCAGAACGTCAGAATGGGCTTGGAAGTGCATAATAATATTTCACCAGCAGAGATGAAAACCCGTTCAGCCCAAATGTTAGAAGAGGTAGGATTAGGGCATCGGCTGAATTATTATCCTGATGATTTATCTGGGGGACAAAAACAAAGAGTTGCGATCGCTCGTGCGTTGGTAGGTCGGCCTAAAATAGTCTTAGCAGATGAACCCACCGCCGCCCTTGACAGTAAATCGGGACGAGATGTGGTTAACCTCATGCAAAAATTAGCTAAAGAACAGGACTGTACTATTCTCTTAGTTACTCATGACAACCGCATTCTAGATATTGCCGATCGCATTGTCTATATGGAAGATGGCAAATTAGTAAATGACGGTGCTGTTATTGTAAATTCAAGGGTTTAAATCCCCGATTCCAACTGTCTTTAATTTTGAAGTAATGAGTAATAAGTAATAAGTAATAAGTAATGGGTATTACTCATTACTCATTACTCATTACTCATTTATTTAATGCATCCAGTTAGTTAGGCTGGTTGTTTTTTATTAAACTGATTCTATTCCTGAGAGGATCGCAACATTACTCTTGATGTAACCCATTGCCAAAGGAGATTGACCATTTAACAACAACAGAATCTGATTAAATATTTGTGGAAGAGTTGCGCCATATAAATGCCAAAGCTTTTTCCAAAGTTGAGTTAATATGCGATCGCCTGCAATATCGTCAGTACCCGGTCGTAGCAACCAATGGGTTCGCAATATCTGAAAATGACGAATATCATTACTCTGCATAACTTTATAAATTTCTTGAGCAGCATATTCCACCAATTCATCTGTCACCACTTTCATTACTAGGGGTTGCAATGTAAATGAGGGTTCATAATCGCTGACCCATTTTTCTAAAAGCGATCGCCTTTCTAAGGTTACAATGCCCTCTAAAACCATCCCTGGGTCAACGGATATCAGCAAATGGGTTTGCAATCGAGAGAATGAGACAGGCTCTTGCCAAATAGCCAGCCAGTAGAGAATGTCTTGCTCTAAGCCGGAAAGTTGCTCAAATTGCTGCTTGAGAATTACACGCAAGCGATCGCCCACAATTAAAGTATTCTGACTCAAAAAAGCAGCAACATTTCCCCCAAATACAGACTGAATCAAGGGTGTTACCAGTTTCAGCGCCAAGGGATTACCGCGATAAAGTTGAATTAATGCTGATAACCCTAGTTCTTTGCCTGTAAATCCCCTTGATTGTAATAATTCTCTAGCCTCTGCTTTTGGCAACCCTTTGAGATTTAAACAGCGAGATGTTTTTGTATTAATTTCGATATTCTTTGGCTGTTCGCGGCTGCTAATCAGAATACAGCTTTGATGCCGTTCTCGACTTAGTTGTTGGATAAATTGACCATAGCTGAGGTTTTCTGATTGTGAGAAAATAGCCTCTAATCCATCTAATACCAACAGACAGCGACGTTTTTGTAACTGCTGTATAAGCTGTGCCGTACCTTGTTGAATATTCTGCACAACGCCTTGCTCAAAAGAATTTAGCAGGCTATTCAGCAGGGAAATCATAGATGGGGAAGTTTGCAGAGACTTCCAAATTAAACAATCAAATTTTGACTGAATGTGGTCTACTAAAGCCAGTGCTAGGGAGGTTTTGCCAATACCAGCGATACCGTTAATAGTGACTAATTTACAGTTTTGGCTAGTTATCCATTCTTCTAATTGTGCCAATTCCTGATTTCGTCCATAGAAGCTTTCGATATCAGGCGCTTCATTCCAATCTCGATAAGGCGTGCTGATGTCTGCAATAGTTTCTAAATCTGCGTGCGATAATTCTGCGATCGCTTCCCAGTTTCCAATACCAACAGCTTGACAGATAGCGATGAAGATTTCTCGCTGAATGCGATCGCCTTGCCAAAATCGGCGTAAAGTAGCTCTAGAGGTATGGGCATCTTGCCACCAGCGTGCGGTGCTAGTTTTTGTCCAACCTAGACGTTGACGGGATTTGTCTACAATTGCTAGTCCTGCTGTTGATGCTTTCAGCGAGTTTGACATACATCAACTTTATAATTCACTATTTGAGCGTTTGCACATCAGGATAATTAAGAATTTTAGCATCAGCAGTTAATAAAAGACAATTATAAAATCTTGCTGTAGCCACAATCATTTGATTGAATGGGTCGCTATGGAATCCATTTAATTGAGTTGAATCAACTATTATTGGC contains:
- a CDS encoding NB-ARC domain-containing protein, translated to MSNSLKASTAGLAIVDKSRQRLGWTKTSTARWWQDAHTSRATLRRFWQGDRIQREIFIAICQAVGIGNWEAIAELSHADLETIADISTPYRDWNEAPDIESFYGRNQELAQLEEWITSQNCKLVTINGIAGIGKTSLALALVDHIQSKFDCLIWKSLQTSPSMISLLNSLLNSFEQGVVQNIQQGTAQLIQQLQKRRCLLVLDGLEAIFSQSENLSYGQFIQQLSRERHQSCILISSREQPKNIEINTKTSRCLNLKGLPKAEARELLQSRGFTGKELGLSALIQLYRGNPLALKLVTPLIQSVFGGNVAAFLSQNTLIVGDRLRVILKQQFEQLSGLEQDILYWLAIWQEPVSFSRLQTHLLISVDPGMVLEGIVTLERRSLLEKWVSDYEPSFTLQPLVMKVVTDELVEYAAQEIYKVMQSNDIRHFQILRTHWLLRPGTDDIAGDRILTQLWKKLWHLYGATLPQIFNQILLLLNGQSPLAMGYIKSNVAILSGIESV
- the devC gene encoding ABC transporter permease DevC, coding for MIGFIQQLRQRTPLGWLQLSHEKSRLLVALSGIAFADILMFMQLGFQTALFDSNTKLHNSIQADIFLLSPQARNVLNASTFTRRRLYQAMDIQGVKSAEPMYVNIVDWKNPKTRQKTSVLVIGINPEKPAFNLPDVNSQIDRVKLPDTLLFDRASRGDYKEAIAQVEQGLSVTTEIDRRTITISGLFSIGASFAADGNLITSDQNFLRLFPKREASSVSVGLIQLEPGYDPKQIKAALESHLDNDIKVLTKAEFIEFETDYWKKNTAIGFIFNLGVGMGFMVGVIIVYQVLSTDVNSHIKEYATFKAMGYNNLYLLGVVFEEAIILAILGFIPGMIAPLGLYRLTRNATNLPLYMTVARATTVLILTMIMCIISGAIATRKLQSADPADMF
- a CDS encoding TetR/AcrR family transcriptional regulator is translated as MVRIKTDEVDRDNSVDKVEQILQGAMQEFLQNGYAGTSMDRVAVAAGVSKATVYSHFQDKEGLFKVLIEQLASKKNNSIFGTVPIEGEPRAVLRGIGTKALELMNSDQEHSAFMRVLIGESGRFPELAQICVHAMIKPVTETLTQYLAAPELKIPDPEATARILLGALVHFHITQDVMHGRDIIPMESDRLIDALTHLITKCAD
- a CDS encoding HlyD family efflux transporter periplasmic adaptor subunit, which gives rise to MVQNWKLEDLKSSQNLLRSPLTLAVITSLLIGGASVYTVLKFQATANEKPAMPVAVQPVVKTVTALGRLEPNGEVMKLSATSSTEGSLLQKLLVKEGDRVNAGQVIAIMDSRDRLQASLVEAQKQVQVAKSNLDQVKAGAKQGEIGAKQAAVSRLQVELEGNIKTQQAIIDRLTADLQGQRESLQATVDRVAAEKRNAQVDVQRYEALYKAGAISSQQADQKRLSAETSTQQLIENQANKTRTVATLEQQIKEAKANGNQTIASLQQQINEAKATLNQTAEVRPTDIANAQAEVDSAQATVAKIRAQLDQAYVRAPEAGQILKIHTRAGETVSSDGIVELGRTDQMYAVAEVYQSDINKVRSGQRVKVISDSIPEELQGTVDWTGMQVQRQNLVNSDPSSNIDARVVEVHVQLDRASSAKAAKFTNLQVKAVIEL
- a CDS encoding DevA family ABC transporter ATP-binding protein, whose translation is MSSQPVISVKNLDHYFGSGQLRKQVLFDINLDINAGEIIIMTGPSGSGKTTLLTLAGGLRSAQSGSLQILGQELCGASTAQLTQVRRNNGYIFQAHNLHGSLTVLQNVRMGLEVHNNISPAEMKTRSAQMLEEVGLGHRLNYYPDDLSGGQKQRVAIARALVGRPKIVLADEPTAALDSKSGRDVVNLMQKLAKEQDCTILLVTHDNRILDIADRIVYMEDGKLVNDGAVIVNSRV